The window TCCCTCTTTGATTGTTGTATTAGACCAAGCAGAAACACCATTATACGACATAGAACTTGAAATGAAAGAGAAGTTTCCTCATATCAGGTTTAAATTTGTTTTGGCAGATGTATCTAATCTACATAGAGTAGAGCCGTTGTTTCAGATGTATAATTTTTCGATGGTATATCATGCCGCTGCCTATAAGCATGTACCTCTTGTTGAAGACAATCCAAATGAGGCTATTCGTGTTAATGTTTTAGGTTCAAAGAATATAGCTGTTTTATCCAGTCGTTATAAAGTGAATAGATTTGTAATGATTTCAACGGATAAAGCTGTAAATCCTACTAATGTAATGGGGGCTTCTAAAAGAGCTGCGGAATTATTTGTACAGTCTTTACAACATGCTGAAGGAAATACAACAAAATTTATTACTACAAGATTTGGAAATGTTTTGGGGTCAAATGGATCAGTTATTCCTTATTTTAAAAAACAGATTGAAGCTGGGGGCCCGGTTACAATTACACATCCAGATATTGTACGATATTTTATGACTATTCCAGAAGCCTGTGAGTTAGTTTTACAAGCTGGTACAATGGGACATGGTGGTGAAATTTTTGTTTTTGATATGGGGGAGCCTGTGAAAATTTTAGACTTGGCAAGAAGAATGATTAAATTATCAGGTTTTGAACCGAATATTGATATAAAAATTATTTATACAGGTTTAAGACCTGGTGAAAAGTTGTATGAGGAATTATTAAGCGATAATGCGAAGGCACTTCCGACACATAATGAAAAGATTATGATCTCTAAAGATCCGACAATGTCGTTTTCTGAAATAGAAAGTCTTGTTAATTTGATTGGTGAAGCTTCTATAAATAAAGAAAAAGTTGAGGTCGTTAAAATTTTGAAATTAATAGTACCTGAATTTATAAGTAATAATTCAATCTACGAGGTTCTAGATAAATAGGAAAAAATATAAATGTATATTTGTACAATTTTTAAGATATAATGAAAGGTAAAATATTAGCCATATCACTGGTTTTTTTATTGGTTTCTTGTAAAACTAATCAGAATGCTCAGAATGATTTAAACTATATGCAGAACATAGAGCAGATTGCTGTTGAATCATCTGCTAAGAATTCTGATAATATAATACAGGCAGGTGACCAACTGGTTATTTTGATTACAGCAAAAGATATGAATGTTGTAAAACCATTTAATCAAAATTATTATTCTTCTGAAATGATTCAGGGTAATAGTTTTGCAGGTAGCAATACACCTGGTCAGGGAAATGCTAGTATATCAGGACCTACATATATTGTGGATCGTAATGGGAATATAGATTTCCCGATTATTGGTTTGCTAAATACAAAAGATAAATCTCTGGTAGAATTTAAAGATGAATTAAAAAATAAAATAAGTCAATATGTTATTAACCCAACAATAAATGTCAGACTTGCAAATTTTAAAGTCACAGTTTTAGGGGAAGTAAACAGACAAGGGGACTACACAATTGCTAATGGACAAGCTACAATTCTCAATGCATTGGGGCTTGCTGGAGATTTGACCATGTATGGTAAAAGAACAGATATATTAGTGATTAGAACCGAAAATGGTACAGTTACACATGGTAGAGTTAATTTGCAGGACGCTAATCTAATTAATTCTCCATACTTTCATCTAAAACAAGGAGATGCTATTATAGTTTCATCAAATAAGACAAGAGATTTATTGGCTAAACAGAACCCCAATACAGGAATTTATCTAACAGCCGTTTCTATTGGTATTACAGCTATTGCTGTAGTTGTAAGTTTATTTAAAAAATAAAAATGTTCCCATTATATTCATAAAATTCTTAATAATCACACAAAGAATGAAATCATATAGAATAGCAGTTATTGGGCAAGGATATGTAGGGTTGCCTCTGTCATTAGAGTTTGCTAGACATTATCCTGTTTTAGGTTTTGATATTAATATAGAAAGAATTAATCAGCTTAATAAGGGGTATGATATAACATTAGAAGCAGATTCTGAAAAATTAAATGAAGAGTTAAAGAATTATATAAAAGCAGAAGGAAGTATAGGTTATAAAGCAACAAATGAGTTACATGAAATTTCAGATTGTAATATATTTATAATAACAGTTCCCACTCCCATAGATAAATTTAATGCTCCTGATTTAAAACCTTTAATATCAGCTTCCAAAATGTTGGGTGAAATCATTAAAGTAGGAGATATAATAATTTATGAATCTACTGTTTTTCCTGGATGTACTGAAGAAGAATGTGTTCCTATTTTAGAGAAATATTCTGGTTTACAATTTAATAAAGATTTTTTTGTAGGATATTCCCCTGAAAGAATCAACCCAGGAGATAAAGTAAACACTTTAACAAGTGTAAAAAAAGTAACGTCAGGGTCTACAGATGAAATAGCAACAGAAGTAGACAACTTATATAAAAAAATCATTACCGCAGGAACCCATAAGGCTCCTAGTATTAAGGTAGCTGAGGCTTCTAAAGCAATTGAAAATGCACAAAGAGATGTGAATATTTCTTTTGTTAATGAGCTAGCTTTAATTTTTGACAAAATGGGAATTGATACCAATGACGTTCTCGAGGCAGCAGGAACAAAGTATAATTTCTTAAAATATAAACCCGGTTTAGTTGGAGGGCATTGTATCTCTGTAGATCCTTATTATTTAGCTCATAAAGCAGAACAATTGGGATATCATCCGGATGTTATTTTATCTGGTCGAAGAGTCAATGATTCCATTGCAAAATTTATAGCTTCGAAAGTGGTGAAATTATTAATAGCCAAAAGTAATATTATCAAAAATTCACAAGCTTTAATTTTAGGAGTGACTTTTAAAGAAAATTGCCCGGATGTTAGAAATACAAAAGTCATTGATATTTATAGCGAGTTAATAGATTATGGAATAAATGTCGATATTTTTGATCCTTGGGCAAATAAACTAGAGGTTAGAGATGAATATGGAGTTGATATTCTTGACCAACTTCCGGAAAATAAAAAATATGACTCTATTATCATTGCAGTATCTCATGAAGAGTTTCTCACATTAGATTTTGAAAAACTAAGAAAAGAAGTTAGTGTTATTTTTGATACTAAATCTTGTATTGATAGAGGCTTAGTAGATGCAAGACTCTAATCTTTTGATAATAAAAATTAATTAATATCTGTTGTTAAATATAGCAACATAACAATTTATAAAATTTAAAACTAAATAATGGATAATCCAGTTATTGAAGAATCAGAAAAAGGAATTAACATTCAGGAAATAATTAAACCCTATTTAAGAAACTGGATGTGGTTTATTATTGTTCCTATCATATGTTTAGCTTTAACTTATCTTTATTTAAAGTTTGTAACACCTATATATAATATTCAATCATCAGTATTAATTAAAGATGCTAAAAAGAATTCCCCTGTAGCTGCAGATTTAGGTGTTTTGAAGGATTTATCCGGATTTGGAGGAATGGGGACCAATAGTATTCAAAATGAAATAGAAATTTTTAGATCAAAAAAATTAATGTATGAAGTTGTAAGAAAAAATAAATTACAGACTTCAATATATTCAATATCCAAATTAAATGATAAGGAACTTTATAAAGAAACATCGCCGATAATTATTCAGATTATTAATGAAAAACCTTACACAAAAAAAATAGGGGCTGTAACAATTAAGATTTCTGGTCAAAATATTATTTTAACAAGTGATAGTTTCTCAGAAATTAAAACACAGTTCAATAAGACAATAAATCTTCCCTATGCACATTTGTTAATTACCAGAAATCCAGGATATATTAAATCTAAATCCGAGGATGCAAGCAATATGTATTTTACTTATTCTACGCTGGAAGGAGCTGTAAATTATTATCAAAAACTATTAAATGTAGATTTAGTTAATAAAGATGCAACAGTTATAGGGTTATCATTAAATTACGCCAATATCAATAAAGCTAAGGATATCGTAAATACTTTGGTAGAAGCATATAATAGTGATGCTATATATGACAAAAATTCTGAGTCGAAAAAAACAAAGGATTTTATTGATGACAGAATAAATATTATATCAAAAGAACTAGGACAGGTTGAAAATGAAAAAGAACGTTTCAAATCAAGTAACAAAATTACTGACCTTTCAACAGAAGCTAAAATAAGTCTTGAAACATCAGCCGAAGCAAGAGCAAAACAAATTGATTTAGAATCACAGTTTGAATTAACCAATGCTTTGATTGATTTTATGGGAAGACAAAATAGCACTCAAGTATTACCAGTAAATATTGGTTTAAACAATACAACGGCATCTGCAAATATAACTGCTTACAATCAACTTGTATTAGAGAGAAATAGATTGCTTGAAAATGCAACACCTCAAAACCCACTAATAATAGATCTTAATAAACAAATTTCTTCACTTAGAGGTTCCGTAATGGAAAGCTTAATAAAAAATAGAACTGGATTACAATTAGCTAAAAATCAATATGAAGGAGAACAGAACAAAATCAGTTCTAAAATTATTAAAATTCCTGCTCAGGAAAAAATGTTTAGGAGTATTGAAAGACAACAGCAGATAAAAGAAAATTTATATTTGCTTTTATTACAAAAGAGAGAAGAAACTGCAATTTCATTAGCAGTTACTGCAAGTAAAGCGAGAATCGTAGATTATGCTTATGCTTCTCCTAGCCCTGTAGCCCCTAAAAAATGCTATACTTAGCAGGTGCATTATTATTAGGAACTCTTTTACCTTTTGCTTTTATTTATCTTAAAGAAATACTTAATAATAAAATTAAGAGTAAGCATGATTTAGAAAAGCTTTCTCATGCCCCTGTATTAGGAGAGTTACCAAGTATTTTAAAAGGAGACCCGGATATTGTACAGGTAAATGATATTTCACCGATGGCAGAAGCCTTCCGAATTTTAATTACCAATATGAACTTTTTATTACCAAAAAGGGATAAAGGGAAAGTTGTTTTTGTTACTTCTACAGTTAAGGGTGAAGGGAAAACTTTTACTTCGGTTAATTTAGCTTTGACCTTAGCTACCCCTAGTAAGAAAGTGATTATTATAGGCTCAGATATAAGAAATCCCCAACTCCAACGTTATAATACTGCCCGAAAAGGCTTAAAAGGTTTGACCGAATATTTGTATTCGGATCAAACCAGACTAGAAGACATTGTGCACATTACTTCATTTAATCCACATTGTGATGTCATTTATTCAGGGGCGATTCCTCCAAATCCTACAGATTTATTGAGTAATGGAAGATATGAAAAATTATTGGATGAGCTGAAAGCTAAATATAATTATATTATTCTAGATACTGCTCCTTTATTACTAGTGACGGATAGCTTTTTATTTGCAGACTTAGCCGATGCTACAATATATGTTACAAGGTCTAGATATACCGAAAAAGCTCTTATTGAATTTGCCAACAGTAATATTGATAGTCATAAAATTAAGAATGTAGGTTTTGTACTTAATGATGTGGATAAAAATCATTATGGATATGGTAATAAGTATGGTTATGGTTATTCTGCTAAAGAAAAAAATTGGTTAGAAAAAATTAAAGACAAATTGTAATGCCTAAAATTATTAATGTAATACTTTCCGGAGGAGTAGGCAGTAGACTTTGGCCTTTATCAA of the Chryseobacterium capnotolerans genome contains:
- a CDS encoding polysaccharide biosynthesis/export family protein: MKGKILAISLVFLLVSCKTNQNAQNDLNYMQNIEQIAVESSAKNSDNIIQAGDQLVILITAKDMNVVKPFNQNYYSSEMIQGNSFAGSNTPGQGNASISGPTYIVDRNGNIDFPIIGLLNTKDKSLVEFKDELKNKISQYVINPTINVRLANFKVTVLGEVNRQGDYTIANGQATILNALGLAGDLTMYGKRTDILVIRTENGTVTHGRVNLQDANLINSPYFHLKQGDAIIVSSNKTRDLLAKQNPNTGIYLTAVSIGITAIAVVVSLFKK
- a CDS encoding nucleotide sugar dehydrogenase is translated as MKSYRIAVIGQGYVGLPLSLEFARHYPVLGFDINIERINQLNKGYDITLEADSEKLNEELKNYIKAEGSIGYKATNELHEISDCNIFIITVPTPIDKFNAPDLKPLISASKMLGEIIKVGDIIIYESTVFPGCTEEECVPILEKYSGLQFNKDFFVGYSPERINPGDKVNTLTSVKKVTSGSTDEIATEVDNLYKKIITAGTHKAPSIKVAEASKAIENAQRDVNISFVNELALIFDKMGIDTNDVLEAAGTKYNFLKYKPGLVGGHCISVDPYYLAHKAEQLGYHPDVILSGRRVNDSIAKFIASKVVKLLIAKSNIIKNSQALILGVTFKENCPDVRNTKVIDIYSELIDYGINVDIFDPWANKLEVRDEYGVDILDQLPENKKYDSIIIAVSHEEFLTLDFEKLRKEVSVIFDTKSCIDRGLVDARL